The Verrucomicrobium spinosum DSM 4136 = JCM 18804 genome includes a region encoding these proteins:
- a CDS encoding right-handed parallel beta-helix repeat-containing protein, which produces MKMPYTAPSFCLLITSLILLAVAPLIHAEGGKSVRDFGAVGDGKADDTAAIQRAVDSGLGSIVLPKGNYLLTKTITVDLDKTGFTSLVSDGTGSLVMTAGGPALHFVGTHLTGSADPKSFQENVWQNQRMPMVRGVGITGTHAEADGIQATGVMQLTVSETNIHRVRHGIRLTTRNRNVLIANCHIYHNTGCGIFYDHVNLHQSNIVGSHISYNAQGGIVFKGGEVRNVHIGTCDIESNMTADTTPTANILIDSSEGSTDEVAITGCTIQHNSKSPGSANIRVLGKGVTSLKNSTSTQEGHITITGNVFSDVMVNIHLDNARGVNITGNTFWEGFEHDLLVENSQCVVVGPNDFDRNPRYVVNGNWSKDLNGLTFRNSADCKLNGLLVKGVWQKPAAVRLEKCDRFTVTDCSIFDCDNIGLWLKDCTRTLVSGCVIRDDREGEARKGTLSLRVEGGRENRVRDNIVANGLKVDEGAGVVRNND; this is translated from the coding sequence ATGAAGATGCCTTACACCGCCCCCTCTTTTTGTCTCTTGATCACCAGTCTGATCCTGCTTGCGGTCGCTCCCCTCATCCACGCGGAGGGTGGCAAATCCGTGCGTGATTTCGGAGCGGTGGGTGATGGCAAGGCCGACGACACGGCTGCCATTCAGAGGGCCGTGGACAGCGGGCTGGGCTCGATCGTGCTGCCCAAGGGCAATTACCTACTTACCAAGACCATCACGGTGGATCTGGACAAGACCGGATTCACCTCGCTCGTCAGCGATGGCACTGGCAGTCTGGTCATGACGGCGGGCGGGCCAGCACTCCACTTTGTCGGCACTCACTTGACGGGCTCCGCAGATCCCAAAAGCTTCCAGGAAAATGTCTGGCAAAACCAGCGCATGCCCATGGTGCGAGGGGTCGGCATCACGGGCACCCACGCTGAGGCCGATGGCATTCAGGCGACAGGTGTGATGCAACTCACCGTCAGCGAGACGAACATCCACCGCGTGCGCCATGGCATCCGGCTCACCACGCGCAACCGCAATGTCCTGATCGCCAACTGCCACATCTACCACAACACGGGGTGCGGAATCTTCTATGACCACGTGAACCTGCACCAATCCAATATCGTGGGCAGCCACATCAGCTACAACGCCCAGGGTGGCATCGTCTTCAAAGGTGGCGAGGTGCGCAACGTCCATATCGGCACCTGCGATATCGAGAGCAACATGACCGCGGACACCACTCCCACCGCCAACATCTTGATCGACTCCTCCGAAGGCAGCACAGACGAGGTGGCCATCACCGGCTGCACCATCCAGCACAACAGCAAGTCACCGGGCAGCGCCAACATCCGGGTGCTGGGCAAGGGCGTCACCAGTCTCAAAAACAGCACCTCCACCCAGGAGGGGCACATCACCATCACGGGCAATGTCTTCAGTGATGTGATGGTGAACATCCATCTGGACAACGCCCGCGGAGTAAACATCACGGGCAACACCTTTTGGGAAGGATTTGAGCACGATCTCCTGGTGGAAAACAGCCAGTGTGTAGTGGTGGGGCCCAACGACTTCGACCGGAACCCCCGCTACGTGGTGAATGGCAACTGGTCCAAAGACCTGAATGGCCTGACCTTCCGCAACTCAGCCGACTGCAAGCTGAACGGATTGCTGGTGAAGGGAGTCTGGCAAAAGCCAGCCGCCGTACGCCTGGAGAAGTGTGACCGCTTCACCGTCACAGACTGCAGCATCTTCGACTGCGACAATATTGGACTCTGGTTGAAGGACTGCACCCGCACGCTGGTCTCGGGCTGCGTCATTCGTGATGATCGGGAAGGAGAGGCCAGAAAAGGCACCCTCTCCCTCCGGGTGGAGGGCGGTCGTGAAAACCGGGTCCGCGACAACATCGTGGCCAACGGTCTCAAAGTTGACGAAGGGGCCGGCGTGGTGCGCAACAACGACTGA